One genomic segment of Marinitoga piezophila KA3 includes these proteins:
- a CDS encoding TetR/AcrR family transcriptional regulator: MARRPNPTLRAKRKENLMDSIIKIINEESISEATTRHICEMSNLTIASLHYYFGSKDEALVATGEGILEEWINEIFKKKTMTAEEKIRKIFTPPKYMIAFSQILTYPYRQKEVSKKARFLDMQFTNTIKEFLKLHEIGMNNIDNTAELMKTFLIGLSFKVAANPDVIDSELRNLKEFFNRKEDLPDIKGF; the protein is encoded by the coding sequence ATGGCAAGAAGACCGAATCCAACCTTAAGAGCAAAAAGAAAAGAAAATTTAATGGATTCTATAATAAAAATAATTAATGAAGAATCTATTTCTGAAGCAACAACAAGACATATATGTGAAATGTCAAATTTAACTATTGCTTCTTTGCATTATTACTTTGGATCTAAAGATGAAGCGCTTGTTGCTACAGGCGAAGGGATATTGGAAGAATGGATAAATGAAATATTTAAAAAGAAAACAATGACTGCAGAAGAAAAAATAAGAAAAATTTTTACACCTCCAAAATATATGATAGCCTTTTCACAGATTTTGACATATCCGTATAGACAAAAAGAGGTATCAAAAAAAGCTAGATTTTTGGATATGCAGTTTACCAATACTATAAAAGAATTTCTTAAATTGCACGAAATTGGAATGAATAATATTGATAACACTGCAGAATTAATGAAAACATTCTTAATAGGATTAAGTTTTAAAGTTGCTGCAAATCCCGATGTTATAGACAGCGAATTAAGAAATTTAAAAGAATTTTTCAATAGAAAAGAAGATCTTCCGGATATAAAAGGTTTTTAA
- a CDS encoding inorganic phosphate transporter: MFIYLLPAIFFGWSLGANDAANIFGTAVSNRIVKYRTATIISAIFILIGALTGGAKGIETISSVTAQSLISGSISVFSAALTMTVMTYLGVPVSSSQAIVGSIMAVGLIEGGVNWAIILKLVLAWVGTPIGGAIFGFLSYKLLAIPFNKINSIYAKERTVQIATLLIGAYGAYSLGANNVANITGVFASTIGVNTAALVGGLAISFGVLTYSYKVMMTVGTQIMELDYFSAAIAVLGESITVWIYAILGIPVSTSQAIVGAVIGAGYARGSRLTNKKILFKIVGAWVNTPVSSGIITALIYFILKGIFKINL; the protein is encoded by the coding sequence ATGTTTATATACTTGTTGCCAGCTATATTCTTTGGGTGGTCTCTTGGTGCAAATGATGCTGCTAATATTTTTGGTACTGCTGTTTCAAATAGGATAGTAAAATACAGAACCGCGACAATTATTTCAGCTATTTTCATTTTAATAGGTGCTTTAACTGGTGGAGCAAAAGGAATTGAGACTATAAGTAGCGTAACTGCGCAAAGTTTAATTTCAGGTTCTATTTCCGTTTTTTCAGCGGCTTTAACAATGACTGTTATGACATATTTAGGAGTTCCGGTATCTTCTTCGCAGGCCATAGTTGGTTCAATTATGGCTGTGGGATTAATAGAAGGGGGAGTTAATTGGGCAATAATTTTAAAATTAGTTTTAGCATGGGTTGGAACGCCTATTGGCGGTGCAATATTTGGCTTTTTATCTTATAAATTGTTAGCAATACCTTTTAATAAAATTAATTCTATTTATGCAAAAGAAAGAACGGTCCAAATTGCAACGCTTTTAATTGGAGCTTATGGAGCTTATTCATTAGGAGCAAATAATGTTGCAAATATTACAGGAGTATTTGCAAGTACAATAGGAGTAAATACAGCGGCATTGGTTGGAGGATTGGCCATATCATTTGGTGTATTAACATATAGTTATAAGGTTATGATGACTGTTGGTACTCAAATAATGGAATTAGATTATTTTTCAGCTGCAATTGCTGTTTTAGGTGAATCTATAACAGTATGGATTTATGCAATATTAGGAATTCCTGTTTCTACATCTCAGGCTATAGTTGGAGCGGTTATAGGGGCAGGATATGCAAGAGGCTCAAGATTAACTAATAAAAAAATTTTATTTAAAATAGTTGGCGCATGGGTAAACACCCCTGTTTCCTCAGGAATAATAACAGCTTTAATATATTTTATTTTAAAGGGGATATTTAAAATAAATCTTTAA
- a CDS encoding TIGR00153 family protein, which produces MGLFFGRKEKKIIELFNQHLDAVDTTIQKLKELIKNLDKDTSIVLKLADDVRNSESYADNIRRNVESEMYSGAFLPNFRGDLLGTVEAMDRIANKAESVADEIELQRLEVPEEIRENLVRLCEKAYNTYLAVKGAAKEMFENFEKANDLIIQTEHFEHETDEIERDTIRKIYDLDISLAHKMQLKKLVHRIADISDTSEDVSDRIQIIIYKRRV; this is translated from the coding sequence ATGGGTCTTTTTTTTGGAAGAAAAGAAAAGAAAATAATAGAATTATTTAATCAACATCTGGATGCTGTGGATACAACTATCCAGAAACTAAAAGAATTAATAAAAAATCTTGATAAAGATACATCAATTGTTTTAAAATTGGCAGATGATGTAAGAAATTCAGAATCTTATGCAGACAACATAAGAAGAAATGTTGAATCCGAAATGTATTCAGGAGCTTTTTTACCAAATTTTAGAGGTGATTTATTGGGAACGGTAGAAGCTATGGATAGAATAGCAAACAAAGCGGAAAGTGTAGCTGATGAAATTGAATTGCAGCGTCTTGAAGTGCCAGAAGAAATAAGAGAAAATCTTGTTAGATTATGTGAAAAGGCATATAATACCTATCTTGCTGTAAAAGGTGCAGCAAAAGAAATGTTTGAAAATTTTGAAAAGGCCAATGATTTAATAATTCAAACAGAGCATTTTGAGCATGAAACTGATGAAATAGAAAGAGATACAATAAGGAAGATTTATGATCTTGATATTAGCCTAGCGCATAAAATGCAGTTAAAAAAATTAGTTCACAGAATAGCTGATATATCCGATACATCCGAAGATGTTTCCGATAGAATACAAATAATTATATATAAAAGACGGGTATAG
- a CDS encoding CHASE2 domain-containing protein translates to MKKIKIRITFLLVLFFLAIYFITYSLNNPWIEIFELKTLDLRYRIRGIEKTTPKVVVIAIDENSLVNMSTRFNDEWPWNREHYARMIAKLFKLGIKTIGFDVSFTTPSESNIMSNGKSKDDMLLAAILRRYNKVVLGTYLTVEKSNFDEYNPEFKKQLEENKFYLKYSFKLKNPEYLSLFFPLTAYKIIPPIPEFSSLVPASTYEIGQLDPDGVARSLPLLFKEEWAADNGFNTGLFPHMDLMLYANYKGYNLQNFIYDPKNYTIEIENEKIKTDKNGFFLLSFYGKGPQVFDTISFYDLVYTNKYDNYDFKDKVAILGYSATAKGLYDLRVTPFSNDEPGVYLHATAVQNLINNERMTRVNYFYTLIILTSILLVTLILLSFNKIYTKLLSFMIPIAYIFISYYLFKQHIWVDTFYPVMSSLIIAVVDNAQSFLKESREKKKIKSFFFKYVPDFVAQKLLEQGKTELGGEKKNVVLIMSDIVGFTEKSEKLSPEEVVKFLNFYLSQMADIIRNKYYGTIDKFIGDLIMAIFGAPIEFGDEVDRAIACAIDMRRKLKDINKELKNMGFDFEVNAGIGMHYGEVVIGNIGADFRMDYTCIGDTVNTTSRIEHLTRDLNEWLIVTEEIVKRSKKYKFEYIGDFKVKGKEKPLKLYKIKEGDLDDVNKESDS, encoded by the coding sequence ATGAAAAAAATAAAAATAAGAATTACCTTTTTATTAGTACTGTTTTTTCTGGCGATATATTTTATTACATACAGTTTAAACAATCCCTGGATAGAAATTTTTGAACTAAAAACATTAGATTTAAGATATAGAATAAGAGGAATTGAAAAAACAACTCCAAAGGTTGTTGTAATAGCTATAGATGAAAATTCTCTTGTAAATATGTCTACAAGATTTAATGATGAATGGCCCTGGAATAGAGAACATTATGCAAGAATGATAGCTAAACTTTTTAAACTTGGAATAAAAACTATAGGATTTGATGTGTCTTTTACTACTCCTTCAGAAAGTAATATAATGAGTAATGGAAAATCTAAGGACGATATGTTGCTTGCAGCAATCTTAAGAAGATACAATAAAGTTGTTTTAGGAACGTATTTAACGGTAGAAAAAAGCAATTTTGATGAATATAATCCTGAATTTAAAAAGCAATTAGAAGAAAATAAATTTTATTTAAAATATTCATTTAAATTAAAAAATCCAGAGTATTTATCATTGTTTTTTCCGTTAACTGCATATAAGATAATACCTCCTATTCCAGAATTTTCTTCATTGGTACCTGCTTCAACATATGAAATTGGGCAGCTCGATCCTGACGGAGTTGCAAGAAGTCTTCCATTATTATTTAAAGAAGAATGGGCTGCAGATAATGGGTTTAATACAGGATTATTTCCGCATATGGATCTAATGTTGTACGCAAATTATAAAGGTTATAATCTTCAAAATTTTATTTATGATCCAAAAAATTATACAATTGAAATTGAAAATGAAAAGATTAAAACAGATAAAAATGGTTTTTTTCTTTTAAGTTTTTATGGAAAAGGTCCTCAAGTTTTTGATACTATTTCTTTTTATGATTTAGTGTATACCAATAAATATGACAATTATGATTTTAAAGATAAGGTTGCCATTTTAGGTTATTCAGCCACTGCAAAAGGATTATATGATTTGCGAGTTACACCATTTTCCAACGATGAACCAGGTGTATATTTACATGCGACTGCTGTTCAAAATTTGATAAACAATGAAAGAATGACAAGAGTTAATTATTTTTATACTTTGATTATTTTGACTTCTATTTTATTAGTAACCCTAATATTATTATCTTTTAATAAGATATACACCAAGTTATTATCCTTTATGATTCCAATTGCTTATATATTTATCTCGTATTACTTATTTAAACAGCATATATGGGTTGATACATTTTATCCAGTAATGTCGAGTTTGATTATAGCGGTTGTAGATAATGCACAATCATTCTTAAAAGAATCAAGAGAAAAGAAAAAAATAAAATCATTCTTCTTTAAATATGTACCAGATTTTGTTGCACAGAAATTATTAGAACAGGGAAAAACGGAGCTTGGTGGAGAGAAAAAGAATGTAGTTTTAATAATGTCTGATATAGTAGGATTTACTGAAAAATCAGAAAAGCTTTCTCCAGAAGAAGTTGTTAAGTTTCTCAATTTTTATTTATCACAAATGGCAGATATCATAAGAAATAAATATTATGGAACAATTGATAAATTCATTGGTGATTTAATTATGGCAATTTTTGGTGCTCCTATTGAATTTGGCGATGAAGTTGATAGGGCTATAGCCTGTGCAATAGATATGAGAAGAAAATTAAAAGATATAAATAAAGAATTAAAAAATATGGGATTTGATTTTGAAGTAAATGCAGGTATTGGTATGCATTATGGTGAAGTAGTTATCGGAAATATAGGAGCGGATTTCAGGATGGATTATACATGTATTGGAGATACTGTAAATACAACCTCGCGTATAGAACATTTAACAAGAGATTTAAATGAATGGTTAATAGTAACAGAAGAAATAGTAAAGCGATCTAAAAAATATAAATTTGAATACATTGGAGATTTTAAAGTAAAAGGTAAGGAAAAACCTTTAAAATTATACAAGATTAAGGAAGGAGATTTAGATGACGTCAATAAAGAATCTGATTCTTGA
- a CDS encoding HD-GYP domain-containing protein — translation MTSIKNLILENINFLKTRNINYKIKIDNDIFENLNNKNAKKIFEVHYGSDILIEFYDNIDNLKDTFLISFDKLLREYTGIPSKDSEEIIFEILKYVKTEIDLKDTIEELKRIFENIFQLKKTEIYLFKDNNNVDELKRALNIKYIEEFKEDGIIINNNIMNIPFKVDGKNFLLFELIKSREKSYDIIDYIVVKNINEYISKTIETSYLETRFEKILDKSLKVLTRILEARVPGAEKHCESVYKAAIKIGEKLNLTTKELKDLKFGSMIFDIGKIGIPEKILLKKEELTNSEKEEIRKHVIYGYELVSKIPTIPDGVKEIVLYHHEKWNGEGYPYGLKGDEIPILAQIIGLLDAYYSMLEDRPYRTKIPKSKAIELIEDYSGVFFNSQLVELLKEVESYE, via the coding sequence ATGACGTCAATAAAGAATCTGATTCTTGAGAATATTAATTTTTTGAAAACAAGAAATATTAATTATAAAATAAAAATAGACAATGATATATTTGAAAATTTAAATAATAAAAATGCAAAAAAGATTTTTGAAGTTCATTATGGAAGTGATATCTTAATAGAATTTTATGATAATATAGATAATTTAAAAGATACTTTTTTAATTAGTTTTGATAAATTGTTAAGGGAATATACAGGAATACCTTCTAAAGATAGTGAAGAAATAATATTTGAAATCTTAAAATATGTAAAAACCGAGATAGATTTAAAAGATACTATAGAGGAATTAAAAAGAATATTTGAAAATATATTCCAGTTAAAAAAAACCGAGATTTATTTATTCAAAGATAATAATAATGTAGATGAATTAAAAAGAGCATTAAATATAAAATATATTGAAGAATTTAAAGAAGATGGAATCATAATAAATAATAATATAATGAATATTCCATTTAAAGTCGATGGGAAGAACTTTTTGTTATTTGAATTGATAAAATCCAGAGAAAAATCTTATGATATTATCGATTACATTGTTGTAAAGAATATAAATGAATATATATCAAAAACCATAGAAACCTCATATTTAGAAACCAGATTTGAAAAAATATTGGATAAATCTTTAAAGGTTTTAACGAGGATTTTAGAGGCAAGAGTGCCTGGTGCAGAAAAACATTGTGAAAGTGTTTATAAAGCTGCAATAAAAATTGGCGAAAAATTGAATTTAACCACCAAAGAACTCAAAGATTTAAAATTTGGTAGTATGATTTTTGATATAGGAAAAATAGGTATTCCTGAAAAAATATTGTTAAAAAAAGAAGAATTAACCAATTCTGAAAAAGAAGAAATAAGAAAACATGTAATATATGGGTACGAATTAGTTTCTAAAATTCCAACAATTCCTGATGGAGTAAAAGAAATAGTTTTATATCATCATGAAAAATGGAATGGAGAAGGGTATCCGTATGGGTTAAAAGGAGATGAAATACCTATTCTAGCACAGATAATAGGACTTTTAGATGCGTATTATTCGATGTTAGAGGATAGACCGTATAGAACTAAAATTCCGAAATCCAAAGCTATTGAATTAATTGAAGATTATAGTGGCGTATTTTTTAATTCACAATTGGTCGAGCTATTAAAAGAGGTGGAATCATATGAATAA
- a CDS encoding DUF3307 domain-containing protein, with product MNKEIFFYFLLTHLVGDYVFQNGYIAKYKNSKLKVLILHVCIIFLSMIILMYPSSLKINNLIVIITLTIIHFAIDTIKFKNRTKKVFNTHTYYIIDQVMHFSSLLMASFFYETDHFLISQQYVKLIAVGLFNAYFVSLLFYMIDGFSKPYTRDYLGYFFRFSLPFIKYYGDMYFLIASIIFITFSIVIFLRNNTENIKSESGPLALSIIITYLSIWR from the coding sequence ATGAATAAAGAGATATTTTTCTATTTTTTGCTGACGCATCTTGTAGGCGATTATGTTTTTCAAAATGGATATATTGCAAAATATAAAAATTCTAAACTTAAAGTTTTAATACTTCATGTTTGTATAATATTCTTATCAATGATTATTCTAATGTATCCAAGTTCATTGAAAATAAATAATTTGATAGTAATTATAACCTTGACAATAATTCATTTTGCTATTGATACAATAAAATTTAAAAATAGAACTAAAAAAGTATTTAATACCCATACATATTATATTATAGATCAAGTTATGCATTTTTCTTCCTTATTAATGGCGAGTTTTTTTTACGAAACTGATCATTTTCTCATCTCTCAACAATATGTAAAACTCATAGCTGTAGGATTATTTAATGCATATTTTGTTAGTTTATTGTTCTATATGATTGATGGATTTTCAAAACCTTATACAAGAGATTATCTTGGATACTTTTTTCGGTTTTCGTTACCCTTTATAAAATATTATGGGGATATGTACTTCTTAATAGCTTCAATTATATTTATAACGTTTTCCATAGTAATATTTTTAAGAAATAATACAGAAAATATAAAATCAGAGAGTGGACCTTTAGCTTTAAGTATAATTATAACTTATTTATCCATATGGAGGTGA